A window of the Yersinia rochesterensis genome harbors these coding sequences:
- the ppk1 gene encoding polyphosphate kinase 1: MGQEKLYTEKELSWLSFNERVLQEAADKSNPLIERMRFLGIYSNNLDEFYKVRFADLKRRILISEEQGSAVTSRHLLKKIQSKVVKADQEFDGLYNDLLLEMARNQIFLINERQISENQQVWLKQYFKQHLRQHITPILINHDTNLVQFLKDDYTYLAVEIIRGQDIAYALLEIPSDKVPRFVNLPPEAPRRRKPMILLDNILRYCLDEIFKGFFDYDALNAYSMKMTRDAEYDLVTEMESSLLELMSSSLKQRLTAEPVRFVYQRDMPDEMVELLRNKLGISNDDSVIAGGRYHNFKDFISFPNVGKSNLVNKPLPRLRHIWFDKFRNGFDAIREQDVLLYYPYHTFEHVLELLRQASFDPSVLAIKINIYRVAKDSRIIESMIHAAHNGKKVTVVVELQARFDEEANIHWAKSLTAAGVHVIFSAPGLKIHAKLFLISRLEGEEIVRYAHIGTGNFNEKTARIYTDYSLLTADARITNEVRRVFNFIENPYRPVKFDNLMVSPQNSRLMLYQLIDQEIINAQAGESAGITLKINNLVDKGLVDRLYSASSAGVKIRLLIRGMCSLIPNMPGISDNIQVTSIVDRFLEHDRVYVFENKGDKLVYLSSADWMTRNIDYRIEVAVSLLDPRLKQRVLDILELLFNDTVKARYIDKELSNRYVPRGNRRKVRAQIAIYDYLKALEQPDVSS, from the coding sequence ATGGGTCAGGAAAAGCTCTACACCGAAAAAGAACTCAGTTGGTTATCTTTTAATGAGCGGGTATTGCAGGAAGCGGCGGATAAGAGCAATCCACTTATCGAGCGGATGCGTTTTCTTGGCATTTACTCCAACAATCTCGATGAATTTTATAAAGTCCGTTTCGCCGATCTGAAGCGGCGCATTCTGATTAGCGAGGAGCAAGGCTCTGCCGTGACTTCCCGCCATTTGCTTAAAAAAATCCAAAGCAAAGTAGTGAAAGCGGATCAAGAATTTGACGGGCTTTATAATGATCTCTTGCTGGAAATGGCACGTAATCAAATCTTCCTGATTAATGAGCGGCAAATTTCCGAAAACCAGCAAGTCTGGTTAAAGCAATATTTTAAACAGCATTTGCGCCAACACATCACGCCGATTCTGATTAACCACGACACCAATCTGGTGCAATTTTTAAAAGACGATTACACCTATCTGGCGGTAGAAATCATTCGCGGTCAGGATATTGCTTATGCCCTGTTAGAAATTCCCTCAGATAAAGTGCCGCGCTTCGTTAACTTACCACCAGAAGCCCCACGCCGTCGCAAACCAATGATATTGCTTGATAATATTCTTAGGTATTGTCTCGATGAGATTTTTAAAGGCTTCTTTGATTACGACGCACTGAATGCCTATTCCATGAAAATGACCCGCGATGCAGAATATGATTTGGTCACTGAAATGGAATCCAGTTTGTTGGAATTGATGTCATCAAGCTTAAAACAGCGCCTAACGGCTGAGCCAGTACGCTTTGTTTATCAACGCGATATGCCGGATGAAATGGTGGAATTACTGCGCAATAAGCTGGGTATTTCTAATGATGACTCGGTTATTGCCGGTGGCCGTTATCATAATTTCAAAGACTTTATCAGCTTCCCGAATGTGGGCAAAAGCAATCTGGTGAATAAACCCTTACCGCGCCTGCGCCATATTTGGTTTGATAAATTCCGCAATGGTTTTGATGCTATTCGCGAACAAGATGTGCTGCTGTATTACCCTTATCATACTTTCGAACATGTATTGGAATTGCTGCGTCAGGCATCATTCGACCCCAGCGTTTTAGCCATTAAAATCAATATTTATCGCGTCGCGAAAGATTCGCGCATTATTGAGTCGATGATCCATGCGGCCCATAATGGCAAGAAAGTGACGGTGGTGGTGGAATTACAAGCGCGTTTCGATGAAGAAGCCAATATTCACTGGGCCAAAAGCTTAACGGCCGCCGGTGTACACGTTATTTTCTCCGCACCGGGACTAAAAATTCATGCCAAGTTATTCCTAATCTCCCGTCTTGAAGGCGAGGAAATCGTGCGTTATGCCCATATTGGTACCGGCAACTTTAATGAGAAAACAGCTCGAATTTATACTGATTATTCCTTGCTGACGGCCGATGCACGGATTACCAATGAAGTGCGGCGGGTATTTAACTTTATTGAAAATCCTTACCGCCCGGTCAAATTCGATAATTTGATGGTGTCACCACAGAACTCGCGCTTGATGCTGTATCAACTGATCGACCAGGAAATTATTAATGCTCAGGCGGGCGAAAGCGCCGGTATCACCCTGAAGATAAATAATTTAGTGGATAAAGGCTTGGTAGATAGGTTATATAGCGCCTCCAGTGCGGGGGTGAAGATCCGCTTATTAATACGTGGGATGTGTTCTTTAATCCCAAATATGCCGGGGATCAGCGATAATATTCAAGTCACCAGTATTGTTGACCGCTTCTTAGAGCATGACCGAGTGTACGTTTTTGAGAATAAAGGCGACAAACTGGTCTATCTCTCTTCCGCTGACTGGATGACCCGTAACATTGATTATCGTATTGAAGTCGCAGTTTCATTACTGGACCCGAGGTTAAAACAGCGGGTGCTGGATATTTTAGAGCTGTTATTCAACGACACGGTAAAAGCCCGTTATATTGATAAAGAACTGAGTAATCGTTATGTACCGCGTGGAAATAGGCGCAAAGTACGTGCACAGATTGCCATCTATGATTATTTAAAAGCGCTGGAACAACCAGACGTATCGAGCTAA
- a CDS encoding ABC transporter permease subunit: MQQAGVVTTSGRDKRRAVIERLVRMLVTGSGLLVLLTLMLIFVYLLYAALPLFKPASINLDNQFAVVRTAPTLALGVDAQGKVGYRIDDKGKGYFIRLNPQGESPAGSLISEQQLSPPPVSISRAVGGQPLYGIGLSNGRFMLLQPDFSATPPRWQFPLGEQPRFLDLKGQNLRHLVLAEPQPQHFSLAATTDDGRLMAGIFTAQGQQLTELTDVTKAIDQLLLTPDGRLLYLLSGHQLYIYQFGTELTLREIVPLLADKSADDKHPPQGPLILSLLAGGKSLLVQAPDGVVTQWFDVPKAPNNQYHLTRIRSFTPASKGLLTTENARRVFASLSPQGELSLFSSIQSAPLLQHKLAAGITHAAFSPWGDSLLVENAAGWSTYQLDNRYPDINWRSLWQRVWYENYPEPAYVWQSSSAQENYQAKFSLIPIIFGTLKAAGYAMLFAVPLALAGAIYTAYFMSAGLRRIVKPTIEMMGAFPTVVIGLIAGIWLAPVIEHYLTGILLLPPLLALTILLCGWGSARLSAKTQRQLPAGWDIIILLPVILLTGWLALWLGPKLAIGVLGGPLHEWLGDNYSQRNALVVGVAMGFALIPVIFSLAEDALFSVPPSLSQGSLALGATPWQTLIRVILPSAYAGIFSALMIGFGRAVGETMIVLMATGNSPIIDGSIFQGLRAMAANIAIEMTEAVIGSGHYRVLFLTALVLFCFTFLVNTLAESIRLRLRERYQMEPTA; encoded by the coding sequence ATGCAGCAAGCGGGCGTGGTAACAACATCAGGGAGAGATAAGCGCCGGGCTGTCATTGAACGTCTGGTGCGGATGTTAGTGACGGGCAGTGGCCTGTTGGTTTTGCTGACATTAATGCTGATTTTTGTTTATTTATTGTACGCCGCGTTACCTCTGTTTAAGCCAGCTTCAATCAATTTAGATAATCAGTTTGCTGTGGTTCGCACAGCACCCACTCTTGCTCTGGGGGTAGATGCCCAAGGGAAGGTTGGGTATCGCATTGATGATAAAGGAAAAGGCTATTTCATCCGGCTAAATCCGCAGGGGGAATCTCCCGCCGGGAGCCTTATCAGTGAGCAACAGTTATCACCGCCGCCGGTGTCAATCAGTCGCGCTGTGGGTGGGCAACCTTTGTATGGCATTGGTCTGAGTAATGGCCGTTTTATGCTACTGCAACCCGATTTTTCAGCAACACCACCCCGTTGGCAATTCCCTCTGGGTGAACAGCCGCGTTTTCTGGATTTGAAAGGCCAAAATCTGCGGCATTTGGTGTTGGCTGAACCGCAACCTCAGCACTTTTCTCTGGCCGCCACCACGGATGATGGCCGTTTAATGGCTGGCATATTTACAGCTCAAGGGCAGCAACTCACTGAGCTGACGGATGTGACCAAGGCCATTGACCAGCTATTATTGACGCCCGACGGGCGTTTGCTCTATCTGCTATCCGGCCATCAGCTATATATTTATCAATTTGGCACTGAGCTTACCTTGCGTGAAATTGTCCCTTTGTTAGCGGATAAATCGGCGGATGATAAACACCCACCGCAAGGGCCATTGATACTTTCTCTACTGGCAGGGGGGAAGTCACTGCTGGTTCAAGCGCCGGACGGTGTTGTTACGCAGTGGTTTGATGTGCCCAAAGCGCCGAACAATCAATATCATTTGACCCGGATTCGCAGCTTTACTCCCGCAAGTAAGGGCTTACTGACGACTGAAAATGCGCGGCGGGTATTTGCTTCATTATCGCCACAAGGTGAGTTATCGCTCTTTTCCAGCATCCAGTCTGCACCGCTATTACAACATAAACTGGCTGCGGGTATTACCCATGCCGCGTTCTCCCCCTGGGGCGATAGTCTGCTGGTAGAGAATGCCGCCGGTTGGTCTACCTATCAATTAGACAATCGCTATCCTGATATCAATTGGCGTAGCCTATGGCAGCGGGTGTGGTATGAAAATTATCCCGAACCGGCTTATGTCTGGCAGTCAAGTTCGGCACAAGAGAACTATCAAGCCAAATTCAGTCTGATACCCATCATCTTCGGCACATTAAAAGCGGCGGGTTATGCCATGTTATTCGCCGTACCCTTGGCATTGGCCGGTGCTATTTATACTGCTTATTTTATGTCGGCGGGCTTACGGCGAATTGTTAAACCGACAATTGAGATGATGGGGGCATTCCCGACGGTGGTTATCGGTTTGATTGCCGGTATTTGGCTGGCACCGGTCATTGAGCATTATTTGACCGGCATCTTGTTGTTGCCGCCATTGCTGGCCCTGACAATTTTATTGTGTGGCTGGGGGAGCGCGCGATTGTCGGCAAAAACGCAACGCCAATTGCCCGCGGGCTGGGATATCATTATTTTGCTGCCGGTTATTCTGTTGACTGGCTGGCTGGCACTCTGGCTAGGGCCGAAACTGGCGATAGGGGTGCTGGGGGGGCCGTTACATGAATGGTTGGGCGATAATTATTCTCAGCGCAATGCTTTAGTGGTTGGGGTTGCCATGGGGTTCGCCCTGATTCCGGTTATTTTCTCACTGGCTGAAGATGCGCTATTTAGTGTTCCGCCATCACTGAGCCAAGGCTCACTGGCATTGGGGGCGACACCTTGGCAGACATTAATTCGTGTTATTTTACCATCGGCTTATGCGGGTATTTTCTCGGCGTTAATGATTGGTTTTGGCCGCGCGGTGGGGGAAACCATGATTGTGCTGATGGCGACCGGGAATTCGCCAATTATCGATGGCAGCATTTTCCAAGGGCTACGGGCAATGGCCGCCAATATTGCCATTGAAATGACGGAGGCCGTAATAGGAAGTGGCCATTATCGGGTACTATTCTTGACGGCGTTAGTGCTGTTTTGTTTCACATTTTTAGTTAATACACTCGCCGAATCCATTCGCCTGCGGTTACGTGAACGCTATCAAATGGAGCCAACTGCGTGA
- the pstA gene encoding phosphate ABC transporter permease PstA has translation MTRSTKKWFASGSPWIWLTAGAVSISLLALLGVVLLLAGQGMRYFWPSPVYLFELKQTAAGPVRVIGEIYQQQSLPRQQLEQAGIILPPESGATLTRYLIKTGNREIQGQDFHRLLDTDIQQRSQPKDLLVLERQNNGTAYGFLAGMRDNGQPVVGDNLALDLQKRIPVIQALVRQSQDIQFRQMNMLNQQFEALRLQKKRLQMTNDFDSKSQDRIEAEWGELQRSHQAMMEKLRGLQTDQNRYTLLLRDMNGQVHPLPLSQIDRAWYPNDMSLWQKLRHFTVQMNKFLTDNPRNTNTDGGVFPAIFGTVLMVILMSIVVMPLGVIAAVYLHEYAGKNALTRMIRISVVNLAGVPSIVYGVFGLGFFVYLIGGSLDKLFYPEALPSPTFGTPGVLWAALTLALLTLPVVIVATEEGLSRIPANLRHGSLALGASKAETLWHIVLPMAAPAMITGLILAVARAAGETAPLMLVGVVKSAPLLPVDGVFPFLHLERKFMHLSFQIYDMAFQSPNVEAARPLVFATALLLVIIVVGLNLAAIGIRHHLREKYRGLML, from the coding sequence ATGACCCGATCGACTAAAAAGTGGTTTGCATCCGGTTCGCCGTGGATCTGGCTGACTGCCGGGGCGGTGAGTATCAGCTTGTTGGCCTTACTGGGTGTGGTCTTATTATTGGCGGGGCAGGGGATGCGTTATTTCTGGCCCAGCCCAGTTTACCTGTTTGAACTCAAGCAAACTGCCGCCGGCCCAGTTAGGGTCATTGGCGAAATTTATCAGCAACAGTCTCTCCCGCGCCAGCAGTTAGAGCAGGCGGGCATTATTTTACCGCCAGAGTCGGGCGCGACCCTGACCCGTTATCTGATTAAGACCGGCAACCGCGAGATACAAGGGCAAGATTTTCATCGGCTGCTGGACACGGATATTCAACAGCGCAGTCAGCCCAAAGATTTGTTGGTATTAGAAAGACAAAACAATGGCACCGCATATGGTTTTCTCGCAGGAATGCGGGATAACGGCCAGCCCGTCGTGGGGGATAATTTAGCGCTGGATCTGCAAAAGCGCATTCCGGTGATACAAGCGCTGGTTAGGCAGTCCCAGGATATTCAGTTCCGCCAAATGAACATGCTGAATCAGCAGTTTGAAGCACTGCGGTTACAGAAAAAACGCCTGCAAATGACGAATGATTTTGACAGCAAATCACAAGACAGAATTGAAGCTGAATGGGGCGAACTCCAGCGTAGCCATCAGGCGATGATGGAAAAATTGCGCGGCCTGCAAACGGACCAAAACCGCTACACCCTGCTGTTGCGGGATATGAATGGGCAAGTTCATCCACTGCCGCTGAGCCAAATCGACCGCGCCTGGTACCCTAATGATATGAGCCTCTGGCAGAAACTGCGCCATTTTACGGTGCAAATGAATAAGTTTCTGACCGATAATCCACGTAATACCAACACTGATGGCGGTGTGTTTCCCGCTATTTTTGGTACCGTGCTGATGGTGATATTAATGTCCATAGTGGTCATGCCACTGGGGGTGATTGCGGCGGTTTATTTACACGAATATGCAGGAAAAAATGCGCTGACCCGGATGATTCGTATTTCCGTGGTGAATTTAGCGGGCGTGCCGTCCATTGTTTATGGAGTATTTGGCCTCGGTTTCTTTGTCTATTTGATTGGCGGTTCACTGGATAAACTATTTTATCCCGAAGCTCTGCCCAGCCCGACATTCGGTACGCCGGGTGTGCTATGGGCGGCATTAACACTGGCTTTATTGACATTGCCGGTGGTGATTGTGGCGACCGAGGAGGGGTTATCTCGCATCCCGGCCAACTTGCGGCATGGCTCCTTGGCGTTGGGGGCGAGCAAAGCCGAGACATTGTGGCATATTGTGTTGCCAATGGCCGCTCCCGCCATGATTACCGGGCTGATTTTAGCGGTTGCGCGAGCCGCAGGGGAAACGGCCCCATTGATGCTGGTGGGGGTGGTGAAATCAGCACCGCTCTTGCCAGTGGATGGTGTTTTCCCTTTCCTGCATTTAGAACGTAAATTTATGCATTTAAGCTTCCAAATATACGATATGGCATTCCAAAGTCCCAATGTAGAAGCTGCCCGGCCATTAGTGTTTGCCACCGCGTTATTACTGGTGATTATTGTGGTTGGTCTTAATTTAGCGGCGATAGGTATTCGCCATCATTTACGCGAAAAATATCGTGGTTTAATGCTATGA
- the pstB gene encoding phosphate ABC transporter ATP-binding protein PstB, with product MGLLMPDSLPLLDVQQLTHEQTALAVKKLNLFYGDKQVLHDISFNVPRHRVTALIGPSGCGKSTLLRCFNRMNDLLDNCRLEGQIFLGNEVITEKNTDVAALRRRVGMVFQRPNPFPKSIYENVVYGLRLQGIRDRRVLDEAVERSLRAAALWHEVKDRLRENAFRLSSGQQQRLVIARAIAIEPEVLLLDEPTSALDPISTLTIEELITELKQQYSVVLVTHNMQQAARVSDYTAFIHQGCLVEYNDTDALFTSPHQRRTEDYITGRYG from the coding sequence ATGGGACTTTTGATGCCGGATTCGCTGCCGCTATTAGATGTGCAGCAATTAACTCATGAGCAAACTGCACTGGCGGTCAAAAAGCTCAATTTATTTTATGGCGACAAACAGGTGCTGCACGATATTTCTTTTAATGTGCCCCGGCACCGTGTTACTGCGCTGATTGGCCCCTCTGGTTGTGGCAAATCAACTTTGTTGCGCTGCTTTAATCGAATGAATGATTTGCTGGATAACTGCCGCCTCGAAGGTCAAATTTTTCTTGGTAATGAAGTGATTACTGAGAAAAACACTGATGTTGCTGCTTTGCGTCGGCGAGTCGGCATGGTCTTCCAGCGGCCTAATCCTTTCCCAAAATCTATTTATGAGAATGTGGTCTATGGCCTGCGCTTGCAGGGGATCCGCGACCGGCGGGTGCTTGATGAAGCTGTAGAGCGCTCATTGCGGGCCGCTGCACTGTGGCATGAAGTTAAAGACCGGTTGCGTGAAAATGCTTTTCGTCTCTCCAGTGGTCAACAGCAGCGCTTAGTGATAGCCAGAGCGATTGCGATTGAGCCGGAGGTACTCTTGTTGGATGAGCCGACATCGGCATTAGACCCTATTTCGACATTGACTATCGAAGAGCTTATTACTGAATTAAAACAGCAATATAGCGTGGTTTTAGTGACCCACAATATGCAACAGGCGGCCAGGGTTTCAGATTATACTGCATTTATCCACCAAGGGTGTTTAGTGGAATATAATGACACTGACGCGCTGTTTACTTCGCCACATCAGCGACGTACCGAAGATTATATTACCGGGCGCTACGGCTAA